In Sphaeramia orbicularis chromosome 1, fSphaOr1.1, whole genome shotgun sequence, a genomic segment contains:
- the chrna9a gene encoding neuronal acetylcholine receptor subunit alpha-9-I: MINIPSDLVWKPDIVLYNKADEEASEPSNTNVKLRYNGEIIWDSPAITKSSCVVDVSYFPFDWQQCNLTFGSWTYNGNQVDISLDTDSGDLSDFVDNVEWECHGMPAVRNVMMYGCCSDPYTEITYTLLLKRRSSFYIFNLLLPCFLISFLAPLGFYLPADSGEKVSLGVTVLLALTVFQLLVAESMPPAESMPYIGKYYIATMTMITASTSLTIFIMNIHFCGAEAKPVPHWAKVLIIDYMSKIFFVYEVGENCTTPESERTPLYSEEPMSEKSIYHDDRFHDRLYHYDTDPYKYSNGHGVNHHNKHQKNQANGNANRHHYNNHNNHASRLERGEARREPTQHYHHIRRDELDYDAPPQPRNLQHLNGGLKEQLLYSPEKQQVQACPCCCPCLQHKQVVKNIQYIANCFREQRATCVKAAEWKKVAKVMDRFFMWIFFIMVFLMSILIIAKAS; the protein is encoded by the exons ATGATCAATATCCCCAGTGACCTGGTTTGGAAGCCTGACATTGTCCTCTATAACAA AGCAGATGAGGAGGCATCAGAACCATCCAACACCAACGTCAAGCTGCGTTATAATGGAGAGATCATCTGGGACTCTCCAGCCATCACAAAGAGTTCATGTGTGGTGGACGTCTCCTACTTTCCTTTCGACTGGCAGCAGTGCAACCTCACCTTTGGCTCCTGGACCTACAATGGAAACCAG GTGGACATCAGTTTGGACACGGACAGTGGTGACCTGTCTGACTTTGTAGACAATGTGGAGTGGGAGTGTCACGGCATGCCGGCGGTTAGAAATGTTATGATGTACGGCTGCTGCTCCGACCCTTACACAGAGATCACCTACACTCTGCTCCTGAAGCGCCGCTCCTCCTTCTACATTTTCAACTTACTCCTGCCATGCTTCCTCATCTCGTTCCTGGCGCCACTGGGTTTCTACCTGCCGGCTGACTCAGGGGAGAAGGTTTCCCTGGGGGTGACCGTGTTGCTGGCGCTCACCGTGTTCCAGTTACTGGTGGCTGAGAGCATGCCTCCTGCTGAAAGCATGCCTTATATAG GAAAATACTACATAGCCACCATGACTATGATCACAGCCTCCACCTCTCTTACTATCTTCATCATGAACATTCATTTCTGTGGTGCTGAGGCCAAGCCGGTTCCTCACTGGGCGAAGGTGCTCATCATAGACTACATGTCCAAAATCTTCTTCGTCTACGAGGTTGGGGAGAACTGCACAACACCAGAGAGCGAGAGAACTCCCCTTTACTCTGAGGAACCAATGAGTGAAAAGAGCATCTACCATGACGACCGTTTCCATGACCGTCTGTACCATTATGACACCGACCCGTACAAGTACAGCAACGGTCATGGTGTGAATCACCACAACAAGCATCAGAAAAACCAGGCAAATGGAAATGCCAACCGTCACCactacaacaaccacaacaatcACGCCTCCAGGTTGGAGAGGGGCGAGGCGAGGCGAGAGCCCACTCAGCACTACCACCACATTAGGAGGGATGAACTGGACTATGATGCTCCTCCTCAACCTCGAAATCTCCAGCACCTGAATGGGGGCCTGAAGGAGCAGCTGCTCTATTCTCCAGAAAAACAGCAAGTCCAAGCCTGCCCCTGCTGCTGCCCCTGCCTCCAACATAAACAG GTGGTGAAGAACATCCAGTACATCGCCAACTGCTTCCGTGAGCAGAGAGCTACCTGTGTCAAGGCAGCGGAGTGGAAGAAGGTTGCCAAGGTGATGGATAGGTTTTTCATGTGGATCTTCTTCATCATGGTCTTCCTTATGAGCATCCTTATCATTGCCAAGGCATCCTGA